From a region of the Chitinophagaceae bacterium genome:
- a CDS encoding amidohydrolase, translating into MIDPKIIQQDAEESLDYLINIRRQIHQFPELAFEEFKTSALVIEELKKLKHIKVKTVAKTGVLGILEVNPDFPYIGLRADMDALPIKELNKVSYVSQNEGKMHACGHDAHTSALLGAAKIICKHKDKLHHNILFIFQPSEEKLPGGAKVILEEGALKAFNIKTIFGQHVYPELPPGKIGVKAEKYMASADEIYIDIIGKGGHAALPHYLCDPIPIAAEVILSLQQVISRSSDPVIPSVLSFGRIIAEGETNIIPEKVRIEGTFRTFDEVWRKKAHQIIHDKIHYICKANGATADIDIQVGYPFVYNNPDITAKFNDFAKKYLGDSNVEKLELRMTAEDFAFYAQEYPSCFYRFGTGHPGAKLHRPDFDIEENSLSTAAGLMAWIAMQKY; encoded by the coding sequence ATGATTGACCCCAAGATAATTCAACAGGATGCCGAAGAGTCATTAGATTATTTAATAAATATCCGTCGGCAAATCCATCAATTTCCTGAGTTGGCTTTTGAAGAGTTTAAAACTTCAGCACTGGTAATAGAGGAACTTAAAAAGCTAAAGCATATAAAAGTTAAAACTGTTGCTAAAACAGGTGTTTTAGGCATACTTGAAGTTAATCCTGATTTTCCATACATAGGACTTCGAGCTGATATGGATGCCTTACCAATAAAAGAATTGAATAAAGTCAGTTATGTATCGCAAAATGAAGGTAAAATGCATGCCTGTGGTCATGATGCTCACACTTCTGCCCTATTAGGTGCGGCAAAAATAATCTGTAAACACAAAGACAAACTTCACCATAATATCTTATTTATTTTTCAACCCTCTGAAGAAAAATTACCCGGTGGAGCAAAAGTTATACTGGAAGAAGGTGCGCTAAAAGCCTTTAATATAAAAACAATTTTCGGACAGCATGTCTATCCGGAACTTCCTCCGGGGAAAATCGGCGTTAAAGCAGAAAAATATATGGCCTCTGCAGACGAAATCTATATAGATATAATTGGCAAAGGCGGGCACGCAGCTCTTCCCCATTATTTATGCGACCCGATTCCTATTGCGGCTGAAGTTATTCTCTCTTTACAACAAGTAATTAGTCGCAGTTCTGACCCGGTCATTCCTTCTGTTTTGTCTTTTGGTAGGATTATAGCTGAAGGTGAGACAAATATTATTCCTGAAAAAGTGCGTATTGAAGGTACATTCAGAACATTTGATGAAGTATGGCGTAAAAAAGCACATCAAATCATACACGATAAAATACACTATATCTGTAAAGCAAATGGAGCAACAGCAGACATAGATATACAGGTTGGTTATCCATTTGTATATAATAATCCGGACATCACCGCTAAATTTAATGATTTTGCTAAAAAGTATTTAGGTGATTCAAATGTCGAAAAGTTAGAACTCAGAATGACGGCAGAAGATTTTGCTTTTTATGCACAGGAATACCCTTCTTGTTTTTACCGTTTTGGAACCGGA
- a CDS encoding SPOR domain-containing protein, translating to MMNYTAIRFIQIIILGAILCFNTEVFAQKDTAKVHGVILVEADPLIMQLLNAEVEYMKENPVMSGFRIQIIEAPRRAEVFKKQGEVLRVFPDVKSYVVYQQPSFKLRVGDYYNRLEALKMLNEIQKHFPAAFVIRDNVQIHEPTNPFDD from the coding sequence TACACTGCTATCCGATTTATTCAAATAATTATCCTTGGAGCAATTCTTTGTTTTAATACGGAAGTCTTTGCCCAAAAAGATACTGCAAAAGTACATGGAGTAATTCTGGTGGAAGCAGACCCTTTAATCATGCAACTGCTGAATGCTGAAGTAGAGTATATGAAAGAGAATCCGGTTATGTCCGGTTTTCGAATACAAATTATAGAAGCCCCAAGAAGAGCAGAAGTTTTTAAAAAACAAGGTGAAGTACTTAGGGTTTTTCCGGATGTAAAAAGTTATGTCGTTTATCAGCAACCATCTTTTAAACTGAGAGTCGGAGACTACTATAATCGCTTAGAGGCTTTGAAAATGCTGAATGAAATTCAAAAACACTTCCCTGCAGCATTTGTAATCCGGGATAACGTCCAAATACATGAACCAACAAACCCTTTCGATGATTGA